Proteins from a genomic interval of Cervus elaphus chromosome 13, mCerEla1.1, whole genome shotgun sequence:
- the DNAJA4 gene encoding dnaJ homolog subfamily A member 4 isoform X1, producing the protein MARGGSQNWTSGESEGRPDEQTTEDTGDKMVKETQYYDILGVKPSASPEEIKKAYRKLALKYHPDKNPDEGEKFKLISQAYEVLSDPKKRDIYDQGGEQAIKEGGSGSPSFSSPMDIFDMFFGGGGRMARERRGKNVVHQLSVTLEDLYNGVTKKLALQKNVICEKCEGIGGKKGSVEKCPVCKGRGMQIHIQQIGPGMVQQIQTVCIECKGQGERINPKDRCESCNGAKVIREKKIIEVHVEKGMKDGQKILFHGEGDQEPELEPGDVIIVLDQKDHSVFQRRGHDLIMKMKIQLSEALCGFKKTIKTLDDRVLVITSKSGEVIKHGDLKCVRNEGMPIYKSPLEKGILIIQFLVIFPEKHWLPQDKLSQLEALLPPRQKVRITEDMDQVELKEFNPNEQNWRQHREAYEEDDDGPRAGVQCQTA; encoded by the exons ATGGCCCGGGGCGGCAGTCAGAACTGGACCTCCGGGGAGTCAGAAGGGCGGCCGGACGAGCAGACGACAGAGGATACCGG AGACAAGATGGTGAAGGAGACCCAGTACTATGACATTCTGGGGGTGAAGCCCAGCGCCTCCCCGGAGGAGATCAAGAAGGCCTATCGGAAGCTGGCGCTCAAGTACCACCCAGACAAGAACCCGGATGAGGGCGAGAAG tttaagCTCATATCCCAGGCATATGAAGTGCTTTCAGATCCAAAGAAAAGGGACATTTATGACCAGGGTGGTGAACAGGCCATTAAGGAAGGAGGCTCAGGCAGCCCCAGCTTCTCTTCCCCCATGGACATCTTCGACATGTTCTTTGGTGGCGGAGGACGAATGGCTCGAGAGAGAAGAG GCAAGAATGTGGTACATCAGTTGTCTGTAACTCTTGAAGATTTATataatggagtcacaaagaaacTGGCTCTCCAGAAAAATGTAATTTGTGAGAAATGTGAAG GCATTGGTGGGAAGAAGGGGTCTGTGGAGAAGTGCCCGGTGTGCAAGGGGCGAGGGATGCAGATTCACATCCAGCAGATTGGGCCGGGCATGGTGCAGCAGATCCAGACCGTGTGCATCGAGTGCAAGGGCCAGGGCGAGCGCATCAACCCCAAGGACCGCTGCGAAAGCTGCAACGGTGCCAAGGTCATCCGAGAGAAGAAGATTATCGAGGTGCACGTGGAGAAAG GTATGAAAGATGGGCAAAAGATACTATTTCATGGAGAAGGAGATCAGGAGCCCGAGCTGGAGCCTGGTGATGTCATAATTGTGCTTGATCAGAAGGATCATAGTGTCTTTCAGAGACGAGGCCATGACTtgatcatgaaaatgaaaattcagctTTCTGAAGCCCTTTGTGGCTTCAAGAAGACGATAAAAACACTGGATGATCGAGTCCTTGTTATTACATCCAAATCAG GTGAGGTGATAAAGCATGGGGACCTGAAATGTGTGCGTAATGAAGGAATGCCAATCTACAAATCACCTCTGGAGAAAGGGATTCTGATCATACAGTTTTTA gttatttttcctgaaaaacaCTGGCTTCCCCAAGACAAGCTTTCCCAGCTGGAAGCTCTGCTCCCGCCTCGACAGAAAGTCAGGATTACAGAGGACATGGATCAGGTGGAGCTGAAGGAGTTTAATCCCAACGAGCAGAACTGGCGCCAGCACAGGGAGGCCTATGAAGAGGACGATGACGGGCCGCGGGCCGGAGTGCAGTGCCAGACGGCATGA
- the DNAJA4 gene encoding dnaJ homolog subfamily A member 4 isoform X2 yields the protein MVKETQYYDILGVKPSASPEEIKKAYRKLALKYHPDKNPDEGEKFKLISQAYEVLSDPKKRDIYDQGGEQAIKEGGSGSPSFSSPMDIFDMFFGGGGRMARERRGKNVVHQLSVTLEDLYNGVTKKLALQKNVICEKCEGIGGKKGSVEKCPVCKGRGMQIHIQQIGPGMVQQIQTVCIECKGQGERINPKDRCESCNGAKVIREKKIIEVHVEKGMKDGQKILFHGEGDQEPELEPGDVIIVLDQKDHSVFQRRGHDLIMKMKIQLSEALCGFKKTIKTLDDRVLVITSKSGEVIKHGDLKCVRNEGMPIYKSPLEKGILIIQFLVIFPEKHWLPQDKLSQLEALLPPRQKVRITEDMDQVELKEFNPNEQNWRQHREAYEEDDDGPRAGVQCQTA from the exons ATGGTGAAGGAGACCCAGTACTATGACATTCTGGGGGTGAAGCCCAGCGCCTCCCCGGAGGAGATCAAGAAGGCCTATCGGAAGCTGGCGCTCAAGTACCACCCAGACAAGAACCCGGATGAGGGCGAGAAG tttaagCTCATATCCCAGGCATATGAAGTGCTTTCAGATCCAAAGAAAAGGGACATTTATGACCAGGGTGGTGAACAGGCCATTAAGGAAGGAGGCTCAGGCAGCCCCAGCTTCTCTTCCCCCATGGACATCTTCGACATGTTCTTTGGTGGCGGAGGACGAATGGCTCGAGAGAGAAGAG GCAAGAATGTGGTACATCAGTTGTCTGTAACTCTTGAAGATTTATataatggagtcacaaagaaacTGGCTCTCCAGAAAAATGTAATTTGTGAGAAATGTGAAG GCATTGGTGGGAAGAAGGGGTCTGTGGAGAAGTGCCCGGTGTGCAAGGGGCGAGGGATGCAGATTCACATCCAGCAGATTGGGCCGGGCATGGTGCAGCAGATCCAGACCGTGTGCATCGAGTGCAAGGGCCAGGGCGAGCGCATCAACCCCAAGGACCGCTGCGAAAGCTGCAACGGTGCCAAGGTCATCCGAGAGAAGAAGATTATCGAGGTGCACGTGGAGAAAG GTATGAAAGATGGGCAAAAGATACTATTTCATGGAGAAGGAGATCAGGAGCCCGAGCTGGAGCCTGGTGATGTCATAATTGTGCTTGATCAGAAGGATCATAGTGTCTTTCAGAGACGAGGCCATGACTtgatcatgaaaatgaaaattcagctTTCTGAAGCCCTTTGTGGCTTCAAGAAGACGATAAAAACACTGGATGATCGAGTCCTTGTTATTACATCCAAATCAG GTGAGGTGATAAAGCATGGGGACCTGAAATGTGTGCGTAATGAAGGAATGCCAATCTACAAATCACCTCTGGAGAAAGGGATTCTGATCATACAGTTTTTA gttatttttcctgaaaaacaCTGGCTTCCCCAAGACAAGCTTTCCCAGCTGGAAGCTCTGCTCCCGCCTCGACAGAAAGTCAGGATTACAGAGGACATGGATCAGGTGGAGCTGAAGGAGTTTAATCCCAACGAGCAGAACTGGCGCCAGCACAGGGAGGCCTATGAAGAGGACGATGACGGGCCGCGGGCCGGAGTGCAGTGCCAGACGGCATGA